One Setaria italica strain Yugu1 chromosome II, Setaria_italica_v2.0, whole genome shotgun sequence DNA segment encodes these proteins:
- the LOC101786114 gene encoding WRKY transcription factor WRKY62 — translation MDRDGECSSPTGSAAALLPLFGPSSPAAESLEEKLRRVSEENRRLAGALDAILADRPHPRALATSPTPSCHGNAAPAEVAGGGVTAEPRPKVRTVCARAEPSDADANHLKDGYQWRKYGQKVTRDNPYPRAYFRCAYAPSCPVKKKVQRSAEDKSMLVATYEGEHNHEQRAQSEYVTDASTTQQQQQEAGSQLPCSISINSLGRTITLGLMDQRPGSNAEAVAAEVITPEFRKVLADEIVELLKNDSEFMESLTSAVAARVMERIPGHIF, via the exons ATGGACAGGGACGGCGAGTGCTCGTCCCCCACCGGCAGTGCGGCGGCGCTCCTGCCGCTCTTCGGCCCGTCGTCACCGGCG GCAGAGAGCCTCGAAGAGAAGCTGAGGCGTGTCAGCGAGGAGAACCGGAGGCTGGCCGGCGCGCTTGACGCCATCCTCGCCGACCGCCCCCACCCGCGCGCTCTCGccacgtcgccgacgccgagctgcCACGGCAATGCGGCGCCGGCAgaagtggccggcggcggcgtgacggcCGAGCCGCGGCCAAAGGTCAGGACGGTGTGCGCGCGCGCCGAGCCGTCGGACGCCGACGCCAACCACCTCAAGGACGGGTACCAGTGGCGCAAGTACGGCCAGAAGGTGACACGCGACAACCCCTACCCGAGGGCCTACTTCCGCTGCGCCTACGCTCCCTCCTGCCCCGTCAAGAAGAAG GTGCAAAGGAGTGCAGAGGACAAGTCGATGCTGGTGGCGACATACGAGGGCGAGCACAACCACGAGCAACGTGCCCAGAGCGAGTATGTCACTGACGCATCGAcgacccagcagcagcagcaggaggccgGGTCACAGCTGCCGTGCTCGATCTCCATCAACTCGCTGGGCCGGACGATCACCCTTGGCCTGATGGACCAACGGCCGGGATCGAACGCTGAGGCGGTCGCCGCTGAGGTCATAACGCCGGAGTTTCGAAAGGTCTTGGCGGACGAGATCGTGGAATTGCTAAAGAATGATTCCGAGTTCATGGAGTCTCTGACAAGCGCAGTCGCTGCAAGGGTGATGGAGAGAATACCAGGGCACATATTCTGA
- the LOC101786516 gene encoding CBL-interacting protein kinase 16 produces MARSGREREGGGEERRLVLGKYELGRMLGQGTFAKVYYARDLSAAAAGAGGGSSSSVAIKVIDKARLRRTEGMVEQLRREISIMRMVRHPNVVGIREVLASRSRVFVVMEYARGGELFAKVARGRLTEDHARRYFQQLVAAVGFCHRRGVAHRDLKPENLLLDEEGRLKVTDFGLAALPEQLRHDGLLHTQCGTPAYVAPEVLRKRGYDGARADLWSCGVVLYVLLCGFLPFQHDSYAKMYQKIFKADYQVPPWVSGDARRLIARLLVVDPTKRASIPEIMLTPWFRKGFVPPVLSPQVSPKKRLVDDEDAVGALLEGGGSDRDSSSTASLSPRSCNAFQLISSMSSGFDLSGLFESEQKAATVFTSRAPAAAVAEKLEAVGHALGFEVTRGKGCNLRMEAKVDGTNGRLALTAEVLEVAADVAVVEFAHDAGDALDFNKFCAEDVRPGLADIVWAWQGDSSPATPAAVAGCA; encoded by the coding sequence ATGGCGAGGTCAGGGCGGGAAAGGGAgggcggaggggaggagcggAGGCTGGTGCTGGGCAAGTACGAGCTGGGGCGGATGCTGGGGCAGGGCACCTTCGCAAAGGTCTACTACGCGCGGGACCTGAGCGCCGCGGcagccggggccggcggcggcagcagcagcagcgtggcGATCAAGGTGATCGACAAGGCGCGGCTGCGTCGCACGGAGGGGATGGTGGAGCAGCTGCGCCGGGAGATCTCCATCATGCGGATGGTGCGCCACCCCAACGTGGTGGGCATCCGGGAGGTGCTCGCCAGCCGCTCCCGCGTCTTCGTCGTCATGGAGTACGCCCGCGGCGGGGAGCTCTTCGCCAAGGTCGCCCGCGGCCGCCTCACCGAGGACCACGCGCGCCGCTACTTCCAGCAGCTTGTCGCCGCCGTCGGCTTCTGCCACCGCCGTGGCGTCGCGCACCGGGACCTCAAGCCCGAGAACCTGCTCCTCGACGAGGAGGGCCGGCTCAAGGTCACCGACTTCGGCCTCGCAGCGCTGCCCGAGCAGCTCCGCCACGACGGCCTGCTCCACACGCAGTGCGGCACCCCGGCGTACGTCGCGCCCGAGGTGCTCCGGAAGCGCGGCTACGACGGCGCCCGCGCCGACCTCTGGTCCTGCGGCGTCGTGCTCTACGTCCTGCTCTGCGGATTCCTCCCGTTCCAGCACGACAGCTACGCCAAGATGTACCAGAAGATCTTCAAGGCCGACTACCAGGTGCCGCCCTGGGTCTCCGgcgacgcgcgccgcctcaTCGCGCGCctgctcgtcgtcgaccccaccAAGCGCGCGTCCATCCCGGAGATCATGCTCACGCCGTGGTTCAGGAAAGGCTTCGTCCCGCCCGTCCTGTCGCCCCAGGTGTCGCCCAAGAAACGGCTGGTGGacgacgaagacgccgtcggtgCCCTCCtcgagggcggcggcagcgataGGGACAGCTCCAGCACTGCCTCGCTCTCGCCCCGGTCGTGCAACGCGTTCCAGCTCATCTCCTCCATGTCCTCCGGGTTCGACCTGTCGGGGCTGTTCGAGAGCGAGCAGAAGGCCGCGACGGTGTTCACgtcgcgcgcgccggcggccgccgtggcGGAGAAGCTGGAGGCCGTCGGACACGCCCTGGGGTTCGAGGTCACCAGGGGGAAGGGATGTAACCTGCGGATGGAGGCGAAGGTCGACGGCACGAACGGGCGGCTCGCGCTCACCGCCGAGGTGCTCGAGGTGGCCGCGGACGTGGCCGTCGTCGAGTTCGCGCACGACGCCGGGGACGCTCTGGACTTCAACAAGTTCTGCGCCGAGGACGTGCGCCCGGGGCTCGCGGACATCGTGTGGGCGTGGCAGGGCGacagctcgccggcgacgcccgcgGCCGTCGCCGGGTGCGCGTGA